The Paenibacillus yonginensis genome segment CATACTGGAACATATGCATGTTGAATCCCCCTTCATTCTAAAGACGATATTTTAGAATCCTTTTTCATTGCCAAACAGGCCGTACTTCTCGAAAAATTCATCCCGGAAGTCCAGCAGCCTGTCCTCCATAATCGCCTGACGAACCTGTTTCATCAGATTGAGCAGGAAATGCAGATTATGGTAAGTGGTCAAGCGCAGGCCAAACGTTTCATCACTCTTGATCAAATGACGAAGGTATGCACGCGAATAATTGCGGCATGTATAGCAATCGCATTCCGGATCCAGCGGACCGAAATCGCGGGCATACTGGGCATTGCGGACCACCAGTCTTCCTTGGCTGGTCATGGTTGTGCCGTTGCGGGCAATCCGGGTCGGAAGCACGCAATCAAACATGTCTACGCCGCGGATCGCACCTTCTATAAGCGCATCCGGTGAGCCTACCCCCATCAAGTAGCGGGGTTTGTTGCTCGGCAGTAAAGGCACCGTGTAATCGAGCACTTCATACATAAGATGTTTAGGCTCGCCTACACTCAGTCCACCAATAGCATAACCCGGAAAATCCAGGGAAGTCAAATCACGCGCGCTCTGCTTGCGAAGGTCTTCAAACATCCCGCCCTGCACGATGCCGAACAAACCTTGATCCTGAGGCCGGGCATGGCTTTCCAGGCATCTTTCCGCCCATCTTGTCGTGCGTTCAAGCGAATCTTTTACGTATTTATGTTCAGCCGGATACGGGGCGCATTCGTCAAAGGCCATCATGATATCCGAACCGAGGGCGTTCTGGATTTCCATTGCTTTTTCCGGAGAAAGGAACAGCTTGTCTCCGTTCAGATGGGAACGGAAGTGCACGCCTTCTTCGGTGATTTTTCTCATGTCGCTAAGCGAAAAAACTTGGAAGCCGCCGCTGTCCGTCAGAATCGCGCGGTCCCAGTTCATAAACTTATGCAGTCCGCCGGCTTCGCGGACAATTTCATGGCCCGGGCGCAGAAACAGATGATACGTATTGGACAAAATAATCTGAGCGTTCATCTCTTTCAGTTCTTCCGGACTCATCGTCTTCACCGTAGCAAGCGTGCCCACCGGCATAAAGATCGGGGTTTCGATGACGCCGTGCGGCGTATGAACGCGGCCGAGCCTGGCTCCGGACTGCTTGCAGGTTTTAATATGTTCGTAAGTAATCGCTGCTGCCAATCTTATCAACCATCCTCTAACAATCTATTAATAAATCAACATGGCATCTCCAAAGCTGAAGAAGCGGTATTCCCGTTCAATAGCTTCCTGGTATGCCTTGAGAATCCGTTCTCGTCCAGCGAGCGCGCTGACCAGCATCACCAGCGTCGACTTCGGCAGATGGAAGTTGGTAATCAGGCAGTCCACCAAACGGAACTGGTAGCCCGGATAGATGAAAATGCCGGTCCAGCCGCTGGATTTGACAATTTTCCCGTCTTCACATTTGCCAGCCACCGTCTCCAGTGTACGTGCCGAGGTTGTTCCTACCGCTACCACCCGGCCGCCCCGCGCTTTCGTCTCATTCAGAATATCGGCCGTTTCCTGCGGCAAAATATAATATTCTTCGTGCATCACATGATCTTCCACACGATCAACCGACATCGGACGGAAAGTTCCCAGGCCTACATGAAGCGTTACAAAAGCAATCGTAACTCCCTTGGCCTTAATCTGATCCAGCAGCTCCTGCGTGAAATGCAGCCCCGCCGTGGGGGCAGCCGCAGAACCTTCATGCCGGGCATAAACGGTCTGATAACGCTCCTTATCCTCCAGCTTCTCCTTAATGTAAGGGGGCAGCGGCATTTGACCGAGCCGATCCAAAATTTCGTTAAAGATGCCGCTGTATTGAAAATTGAGCACCCGACCGCCCATTTCGCCTTCTTCTTCCACTACGGCTTTAAGTTCATCACCGAAGACGATGACCGAACCTTTCTTGAGTTTCTTCCCGGGTTTGACGAGCGTTTCCCACTTGTCTCCCGATAAGTTTTTGAGCAGCAGCACTTCGGCTTTCGCCCCTGTATCTTCTTTAGTGCCAAACAGCCGCGCCGGCAGCACTCTCGTATCGTTAAGCACCAAAGTATCGCCCGGTTTCAACTCTTCCAGGATATGCGAGAATTGATGGTGCTCGATATGGCCCGTTTCTTTATTTAAGGTAAGCAGCCGTGAAGCTGTACGATCAAGCAGCGGAGTCTGCGCAATCAGATGCTCCGGCAGTTCAAAGTCATATAATTCTACATCCATTTACAATCAGTCCTTCGTAATCGTTACATTTTGATAATAGTGTTGCAAAATGCTCTGGTAATCATACCCGGCATCCGCCATTCCTTTGGCTCCCCACTGGGACATGCCAAGTCCGTGGCCGTTGCCCTGGCCGATAAAGAGGAAGCTATTCGTCTGATCCACTGCACGGGCTTGTCCGTCTCCACTCATGACAACCAGTCCACCACCGGACAAGCTGCTCTTGCCGGAGGCCGACAGGACGGTTGTCCCGGAGGCTGCGGTCGCGCTTGCGGTCTGTCCGCCTGCACCCTGTACAGTATACCTTCCTGTCTCCACAATATCAAACAATGTGCTTGGCAGACTGCCGAAGGTAGAACGGAACAAATCCGGATATTTGACCTTCAGCACTTGACCGTTCGCCTTGACCTCTACCGCACGTCCCGATGGCCCCCGCTTCGTCACCTGGAGCGAAGTAATGGAGGAAGGGATGGTGCTGGAAACCTTGCCTTTCATGCTGGCTACAAGCTGACTGGAGCTGAAAGGTCCACGGATCCAGGCATAAGAGCCGGATTCGTCCACCTGTTCAAGCACTACAGCCTCATCGCCGGGATTCATTTGCGCAACCGGATCTACTCCCGATTGGATCAATGGCAGCGGACGCACATTTGTACTGCTGGCCGTTACCGTCAAATACTTAAGTCCCGCAGCAGTTGAGGCGCCGGTCAGCTTGGTATTGTCTTCACGCACGTAACCGGTTTTGCCGCTGCTGAGCAGGACATGGTACCATTTCTTCAAGCTGGCGGAGGCCACCTGGTCTTCTGTACTTGGAACAGCAGCATATACCGGGGCCGGATTCCCCCAGACTTCGGAAGAATCAGCAGTCATTCCTCCGCTATTGGAGGAGAAAAGTCCTTCTATGACTTTCCCGCCGCTTTTCAGCACCTCACCTGCCGTACTGTCTACCGCCTG includes the following:
- the queA gene encoding tRNA preQ1(34) S-adenosylmethionine ribosyltransferase-isomerase QueA, which codes for MDVELYDFELPEHLIAQTPLLDRTASRLLTLNKETGHIEHHQFSHILEELKPGDTLVLNDTRVLPARLFGTKEDTGAKAEVLLLKNLSGDKWETLVKPGKKLKKGSVIVFGDELKAVVEEEGEMGGRVLNFQYSGIFNEILDRLGQMPLPPYIKEKLEDKERYQTVYARHEGSAAAPTAGLHFTQELLDQIKAKGVTIAFVTLHVGLGTFRPMSVDRVEDHVMHEEYYILPQETADILNETKARGGRVVAVGTTSARTLETVAGKCEDGKIVKSSGWTGIFIYPGYQFRLVDCLITNFHLPKSTLVMLVSALAGRERILKAYQEAIEREYRFFSFGDAMLIY
- the tgt gene encoding tRNA guanosine(34) transglycosylase Tgt, with product MAAAITYEHIKTCKQSGARLGRVHTPHGVIETPIFMPVGTLATVKTMSPEELKEMNAQIILSNTYHLFLRPGHEIVREAGGLHKFMNWDRAILTDSGGFQVFSLSDMRKITEEGVHFRSHLNGDKLFLSPEKAMEIQNALGSDIMMAFDECAPYPAEHKYVKDSLERTTRWAERCLESHARPQDQGLFGIVQGGMFEDLRKQSARDLTSLDFPGYAIGGLSVGEPKHLMYEVLDYTVPLLPSNKPRYLMGVGSPDALIEGAIRGVDMFDCVLPTRIARNGTTMTSQGRLVVRNAQYARDFGPLDPECDCYTCRNYSRAYLRHLIKSDETFGLRLTTYHNLHFLLNLMKQVRQAIMEDRLLDFRDEFFEKYGLFGNEKGF